The following coding sequences are from one uncultured Bacteroides sp. window:
- a CDS encoding peptide chain release factor 3, whose protein sequence is MNEIERRRTFAIISHPDAGKTTLTEKLLLFGGQIQVAGAVKSNKIKKTATSDWMEIEKQRGISVTTSVMEFDYQNYKVNILDTPGHQDFAEDTFRTLTAVDSVIIVVDGAKGVEAQTRKLMEVCRMRNTPVIIFVNKMDREGRDPFDLLDELEEELHISVRPLSWPIEQGIRFKGVYNIYEEKLNLYQPSKQVVTEKVEVNLNSDELDNLVGQSQAEKLRADLELIDGVYPEFKVEDYLKAEIAPVFFGSALNNFGVQELLDCFVKIAPSPRPVEAEEREVKPEDPKFTGFIFKITANIDPNHRSCVAFCKICSGKFVRNVPYLHVRHGKTMRFSSPTQFMAQRKTTIDEAWAGDIIGLPDNGTFKIGDTLTEGEVLHFRGLPSFSPEMFKYIENADPMKQKQLAKGIDQLMDEGVAQLFVNQFNGRKIVGTVGQLQFEVIQYRLLNEYNASCRWEPISLYKACWIESDDIAELEAFKKRKYQFMAKDREGRDVFLADSNYVLQMAQMDFKNIKFHFSSEF, encoded by the coding sequence ATGAATGAAATAGAAAGAAGGCGCACATTTGCCATTATCTCACACCCTGATGCGGGTAAAACAACACTTACGGAAAAGTTACTTTTGTTTGGTGGTCAGATTCAGGTTGCTGGCGCGGTGAAGAGTAATAAGATTAAGAAAACAGCGACTAGCGACTGGATGGAGATCGAGAAGCAGCGTGGTATTTCGGTTACTACTTCTGTGATGGAGTTCGACTATCAAAATTATAAAGTGAATATCCTTGATACTCCTGGACACCAGGATTTTGCAGAAGATACTTTTCGTACACTTACGGCTGTAGATAGTGTTATTATCGTAGTAGACGGTGCTAAAGGGGTAGAGGCACAAACGCGAAAGCTGATGGAAGTCTGCCGCATGCGCAATACTCCCGTAATCATCTTTGTGAACAAGATGGACCGTGAAGGACGTGATCCGTTTGATTTGCTCGACGAACTAGAGGAGGAACTTCATATTAGTGTTCGACCGCTTTCATGGCCAATAGAGCAGGGTATCCGTTTTAAAGGTGTGTACAATATTTATGAAGAAAAACTTAATTTGTATCAACCTTCTAAACAGGTAGTAACGGAGAAAGTAGAAGTGAATCTTAATAGTGACGAACTGGATAATCTGGTTGGTCAGTCGCAAGCTGAAAAGCTTCGTGCGGATTTGGAGTTGATTGATGGTGTTTATCCCGAATTTAAAGTTGAGGATTATCTGAAAGCTGAAATAGCTCCTGTCTTTTTTGGATCTGCTTTGAATAATTTTGGAGTACAAGAGTTGCTGGATTGCTTTGTGAAAATAGCTCCCAGTCCTCGTCCTGTAGAAGCGGAGGAGCGTGAAGTAAAACCTGAAGACCCTAAGTTTACCGGTTTTATTTTTAAAATCACCGCAAATATTGACCCAAACCACCGCTCTTGTGTGGCTTTTTGCAAAATCTGTTCCGGTAAATTTGTGCGTAATGTTCCTTATCTGCATGTTCGTCATGGCAAGACTATGCGTTTTTCATCGCCTACGCAGTTTATGGCACAGCGCAAAACCACCATTGATGAAGCTTGGGCAGGAGATATTATCGGTTTGCCTGACAACGGAACATTTAAAATCGGAGATACGCTAACTGAAGGGGAGGTGCTTCACTTCCGAGGTTTACCTAGTTTCTCTCCCGAAATGTTTAAATATATAGAAAATGCTGATCCGATGAAGCAGAAACAGTTAGCCAAAGGTATCGATCAATTAATGGATGAAGGTGTGGCACAGCTTTTCGTTAATCAGTTCAATGGGCGTAAAATAGTCGGTACGGTAGGTCAGCTGCAATTTGAGGTTATTCAGTATCGTTTGCTCAATGAATATAATGCTTCTTGCCGTTGGGAACCTATCAGTCTTTACAAAGCTTGCTGGATAGAGAGTGATGATATCGCAGAGCTCGAAGCATTTAAGAAGCGTAAGTACCAGTTCATGGCAAAAGATCGCGAAGGACGTGATGTGTTTTTAGCTGATAGTAACTATGTGTTACAGATGGCTCAAATGGATTTTAAAAATATAAAGTTTCACTTCTCTAGTGAATTTTAA
- the feoB gene encoding ferrous iron transport protein B gives MKITNNIHLSELHDGEMGVIVKVLGRGAFRKRITEMGFVRGKSVKVIKNAPLQDPVEYQIMGYNVSLRRSEAALIEVVSVEEADKMPSIAFEGTFVDEAVDSVQDLVKGRVINVALVGNPNCGKTTLFNYASGSHERVGNYSGVTVDAKEASIKQGGYTLKVVDLPGTYSITEYTPEELYVRSHIIDNMPDVVINVVDASNLERNLFLTTQLIDMDIKVVLALNMFDELSEKGQKLDYQKLGNMLGTPIVPTVAVKGKGITNLINKVIEVYEGKDSTLRHIHINYGNAIESAITKVQTVIRSNKEILDRYSTRYLAIKLLENDKTTLARLKGCANYNEIEQKSQIEIDKLEKEYGESSETTVTDAKYGFIAGALSETLTQSTEERRQKTKDIDNLITHKVLGFPIFIFFMWFMFQATFTLGNYPMDWIDSGVGLISQFVSNIMPDGPLKDLLVDGIIAGVGGVIVFLPNILILFFFISLMEDTGYMARVSFIMDRLMHKIGLHGKSFIPLLMGFGCNVPAIMATRTLENRKDRLLTMLITPFMSCSARLPVYVLLISAFFPKNQGLVLFSIYIIGILIAILMALLFKKTLFAKQDIPFVMELPPYRMPTLKNTSIHMWHKGSQYLKKMGSVILLASIFIWALCYYPQNVDYSTNYDGQIASITENTILPDSVKEVKTAELELMKASEHQEKSYIGRLGHFIEPTIRPLGFDWKIGISIITGLAAKEIVVGSMGILYHADLAADENSDSLIQQLQKQEHTTGALRGQKVFTPLVAFGFMLFVLIYFPCVAVIAAIKKESNWRWAVFTMFYTTGIAWVVAFLTYQIGSLIL, from the coding sequence ATGAAAATAACAAATAATATACATCTCTCCGAATTGCATGATGGTGAAATGGGGGTGATTGTAAAAGTTTTGGGACGCGGCGCTTTTCGTAAGAGAATTACAGAAATGGGATTTGTGAGAGGCAAATCGGTGAAGGTGATTAAAAATGCTCCTTTACAAGATCCTGTAGAATATCAGATTATGGGATATAATGTTTCTCTGAGAAGAAGTGAAGCTGCCTTGATAGAAGTTGTTTCGGTAGAAGAAGCGGATAAAATGCCTTCTATTGCTTTTGAAGGTACTTTTGTGGATGAAGCTGTTGATTCTGTTCAAGATTTGGTGAAGGGAAGGGTTATCAATGTGGCTTTGGTAGGCAATCCGAACTGCGGTAAAACAACACTGTTTAACTATGCTTCCGGTTCACATGAACGAGTAGGGAATTATAGTGGAGTGACGGTTGACGCCAAAGAAGCCTCTATTAAGCAAGGAGGATATACTCTTAAGGTAGTGGATCTGCCCGGAACTTATTCCATCACTGAATATACACCGGAAGAACTGTATGTGCGTTCGCATATTATTGACAATATGCCGGATGTGGTGATTAACGTGGTTGATGCCTCTAATCTGGAACGTAACCTGTTTCTTACGACTCAGCTTATTGATATGGATATAAAAGTGGTGCTTGCCCTGAATATGTTTGATGAATTGAGCGAGAAAGGGCAAAAACTAGACTATCAGAAGTTGGGTAATATGTTGGGAACGCCTATTGTACCTACAGTTGCTGTCAAAGGGAAAGGCATTACTAATCTTATAAATAAGGTGATAGAAGTCTACGAGGGTAAAGACTCTACTCTGAGACATATCCATATCAATTATGGAAACGCCATAGAAAGTGCTATCACTAAGGTTCAGACAGTAATCAGATCTAACAAAGAGATTCTTGATCGCTACTCTACGCGTTATCTAGCCATTAAACTGTTGGAGAATGATAAAACAACGTTGGCACGTTTGAAAGGTTGTGCTAATTATAATGAGATTGAGCAAAAGAGTCAAATTGAAATAGACAAATTAGAGAAAGAGTATGGAGAGAGTTCGGAGACGACTGTTACCGATGCTAAATATGGTTTTATAGCGGGAGCTTTGAGTGAAACACTGACTCAAAGCACAGAGGAGAGACGTCAAAAAACTAAAGATATAGATAACTTGATAACGCATAAAGTATTGGGCTTCCCTATTTTTATCTTCTTTATGTGGTTTATGTTTCAGGCAACTTTTACTCTAGGTAATTATCCTATGGATTGGATTGATTCCGGTGTCGGATTGATTAGTCAGTTTGTTAGCAACATAATGCCTGACGGTCCTTTGAAAGATTTGTTGGTGGATGGCATCATTGCAGGGGTAGGAGGAGTTATTGTCTTTTTGCCTAATATTCTTATTTTGTTCTTCTTTATCTCTTTAATGGAAGATACCGGTTATATGGCTAGAGTATCATTTATTATGGATCGTTTGATGCACAAAATAGGTCTTCATGGCAAATCTTTTATTCCTTTGTTAATGGGATTTGGTTGTAATGTGCCGGCAATCATGGCAACGCGTACCCTTGAAAATCGAAAAGATCGATTGCTGACGATGCTAATCACTCCATTCATGTCGTGTAGTGCCCGTCTGCCGGTGTATGTTTTGTTGATTTCGGCTTTCTTCCCTAAAAATCAGGGCTTAGTGCTCTTTTCTATTTATATTATTGGAATTCTTATCGCTATCTTGATGGCATTGCTCTTTAAGAAAACGCTCTTCGCTAAGCAGGATATTCCTTTTGTGATGGAGTTACCACCATACAGAATGCCGACTTTGAAGAATACCTCTATTCATATGTGGCATAAAGGTTCTCAGTATTTAAAAAAGATGGGAAGTGTGATTCTTCTTGCCTCTATTTTTATCTGGGCGTTATGTTATTATCCGCAGAATGTTGACTATTCTACTAATTATGACGGACAAATAGCTTCAATAACAGAAAATACGATATTACCCGATTCTGTGAAAGAAGTGAAGACTGCGGAATTGGAACTAATGAAAGCTTCGGAGCATCAGGAAAAATCTTATATCGGACGTTTGGGGCATTTCATTGAGCCTACAATCAGACCTTTGGGTTTCGATTGGAAAATAGGAATTAGCATCATTACCGGGCTTGCTGCGAAAGAGATCGTTGTAGGTTCGATGGGGATTCTTTATCATGCTGATTTGGCTGCTGATGAAAATTCGGATAGCCTGATACAGCAGCTACAAAAGCAGGAGCATACTACGGGAGCTTTGAGGGGACAAAAAGTCTTCACTCCTCTTGTGGCTTTTGGTTTTATGTTGTTTGTGTTGATCTACTTTCCGTGTGTAGCAGTAATTGCTGCCATTAAGAAAGAATCTAATTGGAGGTGGGCAGTGTTCACCATGTTTTATACCACAGGAATTGCCTGGGTAGTAGCATTTTTAACCTATCAGATCGGAAGTCTGATTCTTTAA
- a CDS encoding FeoB-associated Cys-rich membrane protein — protein sequence MIQNIIVLFIVFGALAYVLFTIFRKTDKKGACNCGGCSGCSLKPTPVEGKRKLL from the coding sequence ATGATACAAAATATAATTGTTCTATTCATTGTTTTCGGAGCTTTGGCTTATGTCCTCTTCACCATTTTCAGGAAAACTGATAAGAAAGGTGCCTGTAATTGTGGCGGTTGCTCTGGCTGTAGCTTGAAGCCAACGCCTGTAGAGGGCAAAAGAAAACTTCTTTAA
- a CDS encoding TonB-dependent receptor, translating to MKKIVSLFVVALICQILPAQTLKLRGAIVSSSHQPIEFANVVLRNNDSVFVTGSVTDERGKFSLGNLQKGKYNLQISCLGYQTKIMNLNDFVDNLDLGKVEIDTMAVALNEVVVTAADVISKVDRKIILPSASQMKSSTDGFNLLQQLNLNRIDIDVLRNTISASGGGEVQLRINGVKASVQEIKSVRPQDIIRIEHYEEPGARYQNAAAVIDYIVRRRNSGGYVGMNLSNSLQMPFGDNSFNAKLNHNKSEFGVFYNGSYRSINEMYRDNSEFFHFSDGTTLNRIEEGSPAEWKMNWHYLHFNYSYQEPDKWFFNAKLRTTVNDVPKENHIAKLYRADMPQQRVDMIEKSSTKSHMPSLDLYFQSNLRNQQFIMFNVVGTYIDTNRKRTYQELRGEEKLTDLFSNVDGDKYSLIVEGIYEKGFKAGTLSAGLKHTQSFTDNMYTGSTVAESTMKQAETYAFGEFKGKVHKFSYSLGIGGTRSWLSERGKGYDNYTLRPTISLKYNLTDHSSIRYSANVYSSSPSLSDLENVEQIIDSLQLRRGNSSLKPYMVYSHSLNYNLNKGIFSGGIYVGHRYYDNPIMETTTLENGLFVRSMANQKVWQRVNTEVSFCFKPFKDLLTIRFTPGMVYYDSKGVNYHHTYTNWYYNANINLTYKDWSLFSYIKKGRNNFFGESLERNENFHSIQLSYHHKDLSLGVNVLNPFTKTWKGGGDNRNILASSKERIRIEKLSKTLSFTVSYNFNFGRKYKAVQKRLNNEDKDSGVMDAGK from the coding sequence ATGAAAAAAATAGTTAGCCTGTTTGTCGTGGCGCTAATCTGCCAGATATTACCTGCTCAGACATTAAAACTAAGAGGAGCCATAGTCTCTTCCTCACATCAGCCGATAGAATTTGCGAATGTTGTTCTCCGAAACAATGATTCTGTATTTGTTACAGGAAGTGTTACGGACGAGAGAGGCAAATTTAGTTTGGGAAATTTGCAGAAAGGAAAGTATAATTTGCAAATTTCTTGCTTGGGGTATCAAACAAAAATAATGAATCTTAATGATTTTGTTGATAATCTTGATTTGGGTAAGGTTGAGATAGATACAATGGCTGTTGCGCTCAATGAAGTCGTGGTCACTGCTGCAGATGTAATATCTAAAGTAGATCGAAAAATTATACTGCCTAGTGCTTCACAAATGAAATCTTCTACTGATGGTTTTAATCTTTTACAACAACTTAATCTCAATCGTATTGATATAGATGTGTTGAGAAATACCATTTCTGCTTCCGGAGGTGGCGAAGTACAGTTGAGAATCAACGGAGTGAAAGCGAGTGTGCAGGAAATTAAATCGGTTCGTCCGCAAGATATTATTCGTATTGAGCATTACGAAGAACCGGGTGCGCGTTATCAAAATGCTGCGGCTGTGATCGATTATATTGTACGTCGACGCAACAGTGGAGGATACGTAGGTATGAATTTGAGTAACTCTCTTCAAATGCCTTTCGGGGATAATAGCTTTAATGCCAAATTGAATCATAATAAATCTGAGTTCGGAGTCTTTTATAATGGTAGTTACAGAAGTATAAATGAGATGTATCGCGATAATTCTGAATTCTTTCATTTTTCTGACGGGACGACTTTGAACCGCATAGAAGAGGGGAGCCCTGCCGAATGGAAGATGAACTGGCATTATTTGCATTTTAATTATAGCTATCAGGAACCGGACAAGTGGTTCTTTAATGCCAAATTGCGGACGACTGTTAATGACGTGCCTAAAGAAAATCATATCGCTAAGCTCTATAGGGCAGATATGCCGCAGCAGCGTGTGGATATGATAGAGAAATCATCTACAAAATCTCATATGCCTTCTTTGGATCTTTATTTTCAGAGTAACTTGAGAAATCAACAGTTTATAATGTTTAATGTTGTGGGTACTTATATTGATACGAATAGAAAAAGAACTTATCAGGAGTTGAGAGGAGAGGAGAAATTGACTGATTTGTTTTCTAACGTTGATGGAGATAAGTATTCATTGATCGTTGAAGGTATTTATGAAAAAGGTTTTAAAGCCGGTACACTTAGCGCGGGGTTAAAGCATACTCAAAGTTTTACGGATAACATGTACACAGGTTCCACGGTAGCTGAGAGTACCATGAAGCAGGCGGAAACTTATGCTTTTGGTGAATTTAAAGGGAAAGTTCATAAGTTCTCTTATTCTTTAGGAATAGGAGGAACCCGTTCGTGGCTAAGTGAACGAGGAAAGGGTTATGATAATTATACGCTTCGTCCTACCATTAGTTTGAAATACAATCTTACTGATCATTCTTCTATCAGATATAGTGCAAATGTTTATAGTTCGTCTCCCTCTCTGTCGGATCTTGAGAATGTGGAGCAAATAATAGACTCTTTGCAATTGCGTAGGGGTAATAGCTCTTTAAAACCTTATATGGTTTATTCTCATTCGTTGAATTATAATTTGAATAAAGGTATATTTAGCGGAGGCATTTACGTGGGGCATAGATATTATGATAACCCAATAATGGAGACGACAACACTTGAAAATGGTTTGTTTGTACGTAGCATGGCGAATCAAAAGGTTTGGCAGCGGGTAAATACAGAGGTTTCTTTTTGTTTTAAACCGTTTAAAGACCTATTGACGATCAGATTTACTCCGGGAATGGTGTACTATGACAGTAAAGGAGTGAACTATCATCATACATATACCAATTGGTATTATAATGCGAATATTAATTTGACTTATAAAGATTGGTCGTTATTTAGTTATATAAAGAAAGGACGTAACAATTTCTTTGGAGAATCATTAGAACGAAATGAGAATTTTCATAGTATTCAACTGTCTTACCATCATAAAGATTTGAGTCTGGGTGTGAACGTTCTAAATCCGTTTACGAAGACCTGGAAAGGAGGAGGAGATAATCGCAATATATTAGCTTCTTCCAAGGAACGTATCCGCATAGAAAAACTGTCAAAGACGCTCTCTTTTACCGTTTCTTATAATTTTAATTTCGGACGTAAGTATAAGGCTGTTCAAAAAAGGTTGAATAACGAAGATAAAGACTCTGGCGTGATGGATGCCGGAAAGTAG
- a CDS encoding OadG family protein: protein MENIETALLLLAVGMSTVFAILVLVIYLGKLLTILVNKYAPEEEVALKKITSEKTPPISGNILAAITAAVNVVTHGKGKVVKVEKL from the coding sequence ATGGAAAATATTGAAACTGCCTTATTACTACTAGCAGTAGGGATGAGCACTGTTTTTGCTATTCTGGTACTAGTTATTTATTTGGGTAAACTTCTCACTATTCTAGTCAACAAATATGCTCCTGAAGAAGAAGTTGCTCTTAAAAAGATTACTTCAGAGAAAACACCCCCTATTTCAGGAAATATTTTAGCTGCTATAACAGCAGCAGTTAATGTAGTGACACACGGCAAAGGAAAAGTAGTAAAAGTGGAGAAATTGTAA
- a CDS encoding biotin/lipoyl-containing protein, protein MKREIKFSLVFRDMWQSAGKYVPRVDQLVKVAPAIIEMGCFARVETNGGGFEQVNLLFGENPNKAVRDWTKPFHEAGIQTHMLDRALNGLRMSPVPADVRKLFYKVKKAQGTDITRTFCGLNDVRNIAPSIEYAKAAGMISQCSLCITHSPIHTVEYYTKMALELIKSGADEICIKDMAGIGRPVSLGKIVANIKKAHPEIPIQYHSHAGPGFNMASILEVCNAGCDYIDVGMEPLSWGTGHADLLSVQAMLKDAGYKVPEINMEAYMKVRGLVQEFMDDFLGLYISPKNRLMNSLLIGPGLPGGMMGSLMADLDSNLESINKYKAKHNLPFMTQDELLIKLFNEVAYVWPRVGYPPLVTPFSQYVKNLSMMNVMALEKGKERWGMIADDIWDMLLGKAGRLPGTLAPEIIEKAEREGRKFFEGNPQDNYPDSLEKYRKLMKENKWEVGEDEEELFEYAMHPAQYEAYKSGKAKEDFLEDVAKRRAEKDVQPEEDTKPKTLTVQVDGKAYRVTVAYGDTELPATPAAPAAITGEGGEGKEVLSPLEGKFFLTKNASETALKVGDVVKEGDVICYVEAMKTYNAIRAEFGGTVTAIGFVSGDAVSEDDVLMKIG, encoded by the coding sequence ATGAAAAGAGAAATTAAGTTCAGTTTGGTTTTTAGAGACATGTGGCAGTCAGCCGGTAAGTATGTTCCAAGAGTAGACCAATTAGTAAAAGTAGCTCCGGCTATTATTGAGATGGGCTGCTTTGCCCGTGTAGAAACAAATGGAGGAGGTTTTGAACAAGTTAATCTATTGTTTGGTGAAAATCCTAACAAGGCTGTACGCGACTGGACAAAACCGTTTCACGAAGCCGGTATACAAACACATATGCTCGACAGAGCGCTCAATGGCTTGCGAATGAGTCCGGTACCTGCCGATGTACGCAAGCTTTTTTATAAAGTAAAAAAAGCACAGGGCACTGATATAACCCGTACCTTTTGTGGATTGAATGATGTACGCAACATCGCTCCGTCTATAGAATATGCCAAGGCCGCCGGGATGATTTCACAATGTTCACTTTGTATCACCCATTCGCCTATCCACACGGTTGAGTATTATACCAAGATGGCATTGGAACTCATCAAATCAGGGGCGGACGAGATTTGCATCAAAGATATGGCAGGCATCGGTCGCCCCGTTTCTTTAGGTAAAATCGTGGCTAATATAAAAAAGGCGCATCCTGAAATTCCAATACAATATCATAGTCATGCCGGTCCGGGTTTTAATATGGCTTCTATTCTGGAGGTTTGTAATGCCGGATGTGATTATATTGATGTAGGTATGGAGCCTCTTTCATGGGGTACCGGTCATGCTGACTTGCTAAGTGTTCAGGCTATGTTGAAAGATGCCGGATATAAAGTTCCGGAAATCAATATGGAAGCTTATATGAAAGTACGCGGACTTGTGCAGGAGTTTATGGATGACTTCTTGGGATTGTACATCAGTCCGAAGAATCGCTTGATGAACTCTCTGTTGATTGGTCCTGGACTCCCCGGAGGTATGATGGGAAGCTTGATGGCTGATTTGGATTCAAATCTGGAATCAATTAATAAATATAAGGCGAAACATAACTTGCCTTTCATGACGCAGGATGAGCTGCTGATTAAGCTATTCAACGAAGTTGCTTATGTGTGGCCGCGTGTGGGATACCCTCCTTTGGTAACTCCTTTCAGCCAATATGTTAAGAACTTGTCTATGATGAATGTGATGGCTCTGGAGAAAGGTAAAGAACGTTGGGGGATGATTGCCGACGATATTTGGGATATGTTACTAGGTAAGGCGGGGCGTCTTCCCGGAACTTTAGCGCCTGAAATTATCGAAAAAGCAGAACGTGAGGGACGTAAGTTCTTTGAAGGAAACCCTCAGGATAACTATCCGGATTCTCTTGAAAAATATCGTAAACTGATGAAAGAGAATAAATGGGAAGTTGGTGAGGATGAAGAAGAACTCTTTGAATACGCTATGCATCCGGCTCAATATGAAGCTTATAAAAGCGGTAAAGCGAAAGAAGACTTTTTGGAAGACGTGGCTAAGCGTCGTGCCGAGAAGGATGTGCAACCGGAAGAAGATACAAAGCCTAAAACCCTAACGGTGCAAGTTGATGGAAAGGCTTATCGTGTGACGGTGGCTTATGGTGATACTGAATTACCTGCTACTCCTGCTGCGCCAGCAGCTATTACAGGTGAAGGTGGAGAAGGTAAAGAGGTGCTTTCACCCTTGGAAGGGAAATTCTTCCTAACGAAGAATGCTTCTGAAACAGCCCTTAAAGTAGGTGATGTAGTGAAAGAAGGCGATGTGATTTGTTATGTGGAGGCTATGAAAACTTACAATGCAATCCGTGCAGAGTTTGGAGGTACGGTGACGGCTATAGGTTTTGTTTCCGGAGATGCGGTATCTGAAGATGATGTATTAATGAAGATTGGATAA
- a CDS encoding sodium ion-translocating decarboxylase subunit beta, which produces MNEIFDNLYNMTAFSNIIAEPQFLIMYAIAFVLLYLGIKKQYEPLLLVPIAFGVLLANFPGGDMGVIQANEAGMINVHGVMKNIWEMPLHEIAHELGLMNFLYYMLIKTGFLPPIIFMGVGALTDFGPMLRNLRLSIFGAAAQLGIFTVLLVAILMGFTPKEAASLGIIGGADGPTAIFTTIKLAPHLLGPIAIAAYSYMALVPVIIPFVVKLFCTKKELCINMKEQEKLHPSKTEIKNLRVLKIIFPIVVTTVVALFVPSAVPLIGMLMFGNLVKEIGSNTFRLYDAASNSIMNAATIFLGLCVGATMTTEAFLNWTTIGIIIGGFLAFALSISGGIFLVKLVNLFSKKKINPLIGATGLSAVPMASRVANEIALKYDSKNHVLQYCMSSNISGVIGSAVAAGVLISFLG; this is translated from the coding sequence ATGAACGAAATATTTGATAACTTATACAATATGACTGCTTTTAGCAATATCATTGCTGAACCGCAGTTCCTGATCATGTATGCCATCGCTTTTGTATTGCTCTATTTAGGTATTAAGAAGCAGTATGAACCGTTACTTCTTGTTCCGATAGCTTTTGGAGTGTTGCTGGCCAACTTTCCCGGTGGAGATATGGGAGTGATACAGGCTAATGAGGCAGGTATGATTAATGTGCATGGAGTGATGAAAAATATTTGGGAGATGCCTTTACATGAGATTGCTCATGAGCTGGGGTTGATGAACTTCCTTTATTATATGTTGATTAAGACAGGTTTCTTACCTCCGATTATTTTTATGGGTGTTGGTGCTCTTACTGATTTTGGGCCAATGCTTCGCAATCTACGCCTTTCTATTTTCGGAGCTGCGGCTCAGTTGGGGATCTTTACAGTATTACTGGTTGCTATCTTAATGGGCTTTACTCCTAAAGAGGCTGCTTCACTGGGTATTATCGGAGGAGCAGATGGTCCTACGGCTATCTTTACAACGATTAAGTTGGCTCCGCATTTACTTGGTCCTATTGCTATTGCCGCATACTCTTATATGGCTTTGGTGCCGGTAATTATTCCTTTTGTGGTGAAATTGTTCTGTACGAAGAAAGAACTTTGCATTAACATGAAAGAACAAGAAAAACTGCATCCGTCAAAAACAGAGATTAAGAATTTGCGTGTGTTGAAGATCATCTTCCCTATTGTGGTGACTACTGTTGTGGCTTTGTTTGTGCCAAGTGCTGTACCTTTGATTGGTATGTTGATGTTTGGTAATCTAGTGAAAGAGATTGGCTCCAATACATTCCGTCTTTATGATGCGGCATCCAATAGCATTATGAATGCTGCTACCATCTTCTTGGGATTATGTGTAGGTGCAACAATGACAACAGAGGCGTTCCTTAACTGGACAACTATAGGTATTATAATAGGTGGATTCTTAGCTTTTGCACTCTCTATCTCTGGAGGTATTTTCTTAGTGAAGTTGGTAAATCTCTTTTCTAAAAAGAAGATTAATCCACTTATTGGTGCTACGGGACTTAGTGCGGTGCCAATGGCCAGTCGTGTGGCAAATGAGATCGCATTGAAATATGATTCTAAAAATCATGTATTGCAATATTGCATGTCGAGTAATATATCAGGTGTAATAGGTTCTGCTGTTGCTGCCGGTGTGTTGATCTCTTTCTTAGGATAA